The nucleotide window TCTGTGTAGAGTAGAAGGATAAGGCTGCACAGAGAAGACAAGCATTTTGTGATATCATGTTACATTGTTAATAGATACATGTATAAATTAGTCTGACTTATTGTATAAAGTCACTGTATCCCATATGTATACAATGAAGCATTAACTATTTTTTATGCtatgcataaactgtataaactTTATTGGTCAGGAAATAAGGTCAAAGATAAAAAACAGGCTTTCAGGAAAGAATTGCCCAGGAAGGAAGAGGGATTGTTTTATAaaaagggagggggtggggaacCACAAAGCTTTCCAGGCCTagtaaaggaaaattagaaatcTGGGAGAAACAAGGAAGTGAGGGTTTTTTGTATGAAATCTTTCCCTGGGAACAAACAGTGACATAACTAGGTATGTTTCAAGTGGTCTCATTGATGATACCACCTCTTTCTATCTCCAGTAAAGGAGGATTAGTTTATCTCTGGAATCACAAAGCCTGATTCAACTGGCAACAAGATCTATATTTGTGTTCCAATTTCATCCATTCCCCTGCCTTCCTCTCAGAGGAAGATGACTGGAAGCATCTATGGCCCCAGTGCTATATGTTGCTCTGTGGCCCTGCACACTGTTAGCTGTGTGTATCCTACTCAGCCTTAAACTGGACAATCATAGACATGCttgttggaaggaacctctggagatctAGTTCAAGCTGCTGCTCAGAACAAGACTATTGGTAGTCTATATAGGGTCATCCATGACTTCGTTTAACCAAGTCTCAAAAACCTCCAAGAGCGAAGATACCATCCTTTCGCTGGACGACCTCATACAACACTGTGCCATTGTAGAAATAGGTTTCTTTGTACCTGCACTATAGCACTGAGTCTATTTACATAAGTTTCTAAACCCTACCAAGAAAAATCTTCTGATTTGTTTAAAGGTCAGTAGCACTAGTGCTGTCCTTAACAAAAGAGTTCTTATTGAGGGTGAACAGCATGTTTTATTGGCAATGATATCAAAGCAGATAAATAAATCTGTACCTGTATATTCAAGATCAGACCATGGCTTTTGGTTTCTGCCAAACTGAGCTttatagaaaaacaaacaaaaccagaacaaacaccTGACACATTATGTTCTTATTTCTTCATAGTTGTCATATTTTAAGCTTTGTTGAGGTTGAAGTTATTCGACCTGCATCCAAAAgtgttatttgaaaaataaatctctcagAATCTTATCACAGGCATTTTGTGGCTCAAAAATACCTTTAGTTATGTGGGTTTTCTCCTGTTAAAAGCTGTTAATATTTCAACCCTACAAATGGGATTCTATTCCCAAAAAGAGTCTCCAAAAAATATATCATACCCTTCTGCAACTACGACTGTGCTGCTGTATATCAGTGTGCATCAGCCTCCAATAGTATAAACCCCTGATTTGTTGCACCTGAATTATTCAAATTATGACTATTAATTGTGATAAAGGGTTTCTTTTATTCCTTCCCTACCTCCAGCCCTCCCTCGGATCTGTGGAAAGCTGTGTATAAGCTGGCTGGCACATTGTCTTACTCTCTGACAATCTCTGGAATTTTCTGGAGAATTATTCTACACATTTTCCTGCAAGTTTCTTTGCCTCATGCCATATAGCTGAAGCAGCAAGCATGTATCATTGTGATATAGAGAAGTGTGGATTGGTCACTGCCTTGGCTATTTTTGTTTAGCaccttttaatttctgttaaataaataaattaacaatTTTAGTTGCTTGGCAGTTTGTAAGAGTGTTTGTTCTTCAGCTGCCTAGTAGGTGAGTGCCTGCCTAAATACAATATTGTCTGAGAACAATCATGGGATACTGTTTTTATGTCTTGGAGatgtaataaacatttttatttggagaTTTTCCCGAATGAGACTTTCAGACTCACCTGGCCCAATATAAACCATGCTACACTGTTGATTAGGGAATCCCTTGGCTGTTAGTCGTTGTCTAATATGAAATGTACCAACATAAGAATTACTTGAATTCTCACTGCAATGCCATATTTTCTCCTTGAAAATCTGCTAAGAATTTATTCTAAGAGTAACTTTCATCTTTCAGATCCAGTAGGAAGTGGGAGGATGTAGGTCATTAGCATACAGGGACAAACCAGGATACGTGGAGCTTGATCATGCCTGCATTGTGAGCAAACATGTTTTTGAGGTTAATTTTCATGGGAAGGCATACATGCACTTTTTCCTGATGCTCAAGTATTCAGATCTAATTTGAGTAAAATTAATTTGCTATCTTTTCTTATCTTCCATAGCTTGCTGATGATCGTATGGCACTGGTATCAGGAATAAGTTTAGATCCTGAAGCAGCAATTGGAGTAACAAAACGCTTACCTCCCAAATGGGTTGATGGAGCAGACGAAGTAAGTTGTGTGGCAAATCCAACACAGATTTTGATTTCTAGTGTAGTGATTTATTAGTGTTGTCAGTTACGTTCTCAGTGCTGTAAGTTATATGACAGAAGTAGTATtagaagaaagattaaaataagtGTGTTTTCTAAATTGACACCCTTGTTTAGAAGAAAATATCAGGCAAGCTGCGACTCATTATCTTGAAGTATATATTGCCAGTGAAATAAAGGGAGGTTATGTAGGGCAAGAAATTCCAGAAGACTTGGTTTGCATCTGTAGCTGAGCATTTAGACTTGAGACTGCAGGAATGTCCTAAAGCTCTTAGCAAAGCAAAGTTGTTCTCAGGTTGAAACTTAGAAAGAGGGATACAAAAAAATTAGCACTTCCAGTAGACTTTTTGTTTGAATCTTTTGAGGGGTCCAATTGAATAGACCCTAAAATGGTGGAGATTAGCAGTTTACTCTTTGAAAACAGGAAGTGTTAGTGTCTTCCAGCAGGAGAATTTTTCCTGCCTATGCAGTACTGGTGCTTTGCAAGTTATGGATATATTTGGACAAACGTGAGGGAATTATTCTGGAGGCATCCAATTAAAAACCTTTTCCAGTATTTGGAGTGTGAAGCTATTCTTGACTTTcagaaaatccttttaaaatgtaCTCTCAGAGCACATGTTGGCTCCTCAGTTTGTGCGTACAGAACCCATTATGCAGAAAGGTGATCGGTCTCCTTGTTACTACGATAATAATCAtgcttacagatttatttttaatgacttgttTGAAAGCATGTCATTTAACTTCTCCTGTTGAGTTCAGGCTATTCAATGTTTGACAGAGTTGAAGGTGTGACCtgaattttcatttctatttttggaAGTTGGCTAAACCTTCTTACTATGGTATTAAttacaaaatgataaaaatattattcCAACTTAATGAAGCATATTTGAAAACAGCAGTCATAACAAGAGTAGGTTTAAAAAGTAGCAAACTCAAAGTATATGAGAGTATTCAGTTACTTCTTAGTCagctttttatgtgtgtttttctttttcatgatctCTGGTCTGCTTTATATATTATATAGATttctttcagtgatttttgtCTAACATTTGTCTGAAACATTAGtcacttccttttcttcattGTTGGGTTTTCTGCTTTAGATTCAGTATGATATCGCCAGGGTTAAACAGAAGATGAAAGAATTAGCCAGTCTTCATGATAAACATCTAAACAGACCAACACTGGATGACAGCAGTGAAGAAGAACGGGCAATAGAAATAACAACCCAAGAGATCACACAGGTACAGACTGCTTTTAATTCTAAACCTACAGTCTGATGTATCTGTAATGCATCATGATGAGGCAGTGGTTGCCTTTTGTataaagcatttcttttgtaATCAGTATTGGTGTGAGCCAGAAGTCCTGGGCTCTGTGTTTGGTACTGCACTTGCTGTCTCAGTTGAATTTCTCAAGTCACTTAGCCTCCCTGTGCTTTTACCTTAcctatttgcttttctccttggaATAGGATTTGGAGACTTAATCAAATCACGTTTACAGATATCTCGGagaaatacagatatatattCTAAGGCTTCCAGTCCAAGCAGTTATAATGAAGCAAATGCCTTTGGTCGGAAGTAGTTGTGTTACTCTGATGCCCTGTTAGCTTGAAGTTGTTTGTTCACCTATGTTCTGTGTTTCTGCACCTTTTTAAACATTGCACTGGGCAATaagaaattaactttaaaaatctagAAATCAAAATATTAGTCTTCCGTTTGAAACTTTTGCAATGTGATATTTAAAGTGTGTGTTGCTGTATGTTTTTTTACTAATGGAATTGTTTTCTCAGTTATTTCACAGATGTCAGAGAGCAGTCCAGGTCTTGCAGAGCAGGTCACGTAGTTGTACAGAACAAGAAGCACGTGTTCTCAGGAATGTAGTATCTTCCTTAGCACAGTCCCTTCAGGACCTATCCACCAACTTTAGGCATGCACAGTCTGACTATCTCAAACGTAAGCATAAGAGATACAGTAATACATGGGCACCTTCTGTGGAAACCACTAATTAAGGTGTGCTTATTTTATTGGTTGggaaaactgaagcacagaaggGTTAAGTGATGCACACAGGAGTGCCAGAAGTATATTAGAGTGGAGGTTAGAATTTGGGAGTTTTTGGTTCACAGCCCATGTTCAAACTGCTTTGTTCTAACTCTCATATTGCTAAAGGGGAAATTTCATGGTTAAATATTGGTGAAGCAGCCGTTGGTCTTCAGACATGATACCTGCTGTTGATTGATAGTCTGTGATAGATAAAACTTCAAAAGGTAGTCTGTGATAAATGAAGTCTTCATCCATAAACAGATCGGAAGTGGAATATCCTCTGTTTAAAATTCTAAAATTGTGTGCAATTCTATTTTCAGCTAAGTAAGATTATTTTGATCTTGGGAGAAACCCACAAAAATTTGATCTTCAAATTTAATACTGATGTATTTCTTCCTCCAAAGGTATAAATGGCACAGGTGGAAATTAAGATCACAATTCAGACAAGGGATGTTCCTAAGAGAATTTGTTAGAAAATAGCCTAGAGTGATCACACATTAAGGCTCttaacttccctttttttttttttttaacttcatggAACACAATGACTTAAAAATCACTGATTTAACTGGAGTCTTGCAAGTCTGGTTGAATTTGTTAGACTTTGTTAAATAGTAAGCCTGTGGGACAGTTAAAATTAAGATACTGCTATTTGTCATTagccagattttctttcttctgcttttctatcTGGTGCTTCAGACCTTACTCTTAGTCTGATTTTAGTGTGCATAAATATTATGCTCAAACATAGTTTGTCTTTTACAGGCATGAAGAATAGAGAAGAAAGATCCAAACACTTCTTCGACACCTCAGTCCCGCTGATGGATGATGGGGAGGATGATACGCTTTACGATAGAGTAAGTTAAGATATTATTACGCAAATTCAATACAAAGAAACTTTTACATATACCTTTAATTTTAGTATGAAAATATCAAAACGGTATGCTATGAGCACCAAGCTACATGCAAATTCTATTTCTGCAGATTTCTGTGATGCATTTTCCTAATTAATATTGCTGTTGCGATGTTAAGATGATTGCACTATCAGCCTCAGCGTTGCAGTGTGAGGGAACTCAGTTTGACTACTGAATCCTTACATGACTGACAGGGACTAAAGGTCTGTAAATACAGTGCTGTCCTTTGTCATACCACCTTCCTGAGCAGATGCAATTGTTAGAAAACTGTGATTCTGAGTTTGGGTGGAAGGTGGCACTCTTTAAAGTTAACTTTAAAGTGTAACTGAAGCTTTTCAATATTACAAATTATTGTAAATAGCGGTGTAATGATTTGTTTCTGCACAGTTATGTTGTGGAGCCATACCCGACCcacttctttgttttactttgtggAGTTTTGGGATACTGAATTTCTAAGCAATGCTGGGATCTGTTCTATTGTGTCCTATCTAATAGTGCCACAGAATACTCTTAACTGTAATGCTTActgtttaactgaaaaattaccaaaaaaactCAAGGCAGCTTTTCAGCTGATCTTGTGTATAAGAGGTTTTTCACTTATCTCTAAACAAGAGTGATGGGGAAAGGATAGTGTTCAGTTATGATTGGCCTTGGGAGACAAAACCAGTAAGGTCtctacagtttattttaaaaaaaatttaaaaaatcagaattgctGCTGTGTCTTTACACATTGGCATTATGGGACTTTCTGTAATGCTGGTCAATCAGTCGATATTTCATAACTACCAGGCACTtgcatgtattggttttgtacaccaataaaaacattgttttaggacaaatcttattttaaaaagttgtgaGTTTGGGCAGGATGCAAGATTTACATTTTCTCTGCTCAAACTATAAATAGCTGTCCAAGTTATTTTAGTGACCCTGAAACtctggtttttaaaatacagtaagttTTTTTAGATACTTGTCTACTAAGGAAATTCCAAAAGGACTGTTGTGTTATGAAATCTTATAATCCTTGTAATTATTTGTAGTGTTTTCATGCTGTTAATGTTAGTTCAACATCTAAATCTTTTATTTCAACAGGGTTTTACAGATGACCAGCTAGCATTGGTGGAGCAAAACACATTGATGGTGGAAGAGCGGGAACGAGAAATCCGTCAGATTGTACAGTCAATCTCTGATCTCAACGAAATATTTAGGGACCTGGGAGCAATGATAGTAGAACAGGTACATTGACATCACAGTGTTAGTAAGAAGTAGGAGATTCCATGTAGTGTTAAGTCTTCCAGATGGTTGTAACATCCTGTTTTCATGTGCTTCTTGCTTTTCCTAACTTAACTCTTCAGGCTAAGATTTCCTCTGCTTGAAATCTGCCAGAAGATgacttaatgaaaataaataaataaaaattc belongs to Accipiter gentilis chromosome 14, bAccGen1.1, whole genome shotgun sequence and includes:
- the STX16 gene encoding syntaxin-16 isoform X1 gives rise to the protein MATRRLTDAFLLLRNNAVQSRQLLAEQVSSYGSSSPLSSRSMAAAELDELADDRMALVSGISLDPEAAIGVTKRLPPKWVDGADEIQYDIARVKQKMKELASLHDKHLNRPTLDDSSEEERAIEITTQEITQLFHRCQRAVQVLQSRSRSCTEQEARVLRNVVSSLAQSLQDLSTNFRHAQSDYLKRMKNREERSKHFFDTSVPLMDDGEDDTLYDRGFTDDQLALVEQNTLMVEEREREIRQIVQSISDLNEIFRDLGAMIVEQGTVLDRIDYNVEQSCMKTEEGLKQLHKAEQYQKKNRKMLVILILFVIVIVLIVVLIGVKSH
- the STX16 gene encoding syntaxin-16 isoform X2, which encodes MATRRLTDAFLLLRNNAVQSRQLLAEQVSSYGSSSPLSSRSMAAALADDRMALVSGISLDPEAAIGVTKRLPPKWVDGADEIQYDIARVKQKMKELASLHDKHLNRPTLDDSSEEERAIEITTQEITQLFHRCQRAVQVLQSRSRSCTEQEARVLRNVVSSLAQSLQDLSTNFRHAQSDYLKRMKNREERSKHFFDTSVPLMDDGEDDTLYDRGFTDDQLALVEQNTLMVEEREREIRQIVQSISDLNEIFRDLGAMIVEQGTVLDRIDYNVEQSCMKTEEGLKQLHKAEQYQKKNRKMLVILILFVIVIVLIVVLIGVKSH
- the STX16 gene encoding syntaxin-16 isoform X3, with the translated sequence MATRRLTDAFLLLRNNAVQSRQLLAEQLADDRMALVSGISLDPEAAIGVTKRLPPKWVDGADEIQYDIARVKQKMKELASLHDKHLNRPTLDDSSEEERAIEITTQEITQLFHRCQRAVQVLQSRSRSCTEQEARVLRNVVSSLAQSLQDLSTNFRHAQSDYLKRMKNREERSKHFFDTSVPLMDDGEDDTLYDRGFTDDQLALVEQNTLMVEEREREIRQIVQSISDLNEIFRDLGAMIVEQGTVLDRIDYNVEQSCMKTEEGLKQLHKAEQYQKKNRKMLVILILFVIVIVLIVVLIGVKSH
- the STX16 gene encoding syntaxin-16 isoform X4, encoding MALVSGISLDPEAAIGVTKRLPPKWVDGADEIQYDIARVKQKMKELASLHDKHLNRPTLDDSSEEERAIEITTQEITQLFHRCQRAVQVLQSRSRSCTEQEARVLRNVVSSLAQSLQDLSTNFRHAQSDYLKRMKNREERSKHFFDTSVPLMDDGEDDTLYDRGFTDDQLALVEQNTLMVEEREREIRQIVQSISDLNEIFRDLGAMIVEQGTVLDRIDYNVEQSCMKTEEGLKQLHKAEQYQKKNRKMLVILILFVIVIVLIVVLIGVKSH